One Peribacillus simplex NBRC 15720 = DSM 1321 genomic region harbors:
- a CDS encoding urease accessory protein UreF — protein MIERLFPLIQLCDSNFPSGSFSHSFGMETYIQEGKIHDATSLKEFLKVYISKSLTYTDGLGCRLAYEFVSSHRAEGIWDLDELLYAACSARESREASKRIGQQMAKLCSNLYPSKELSAYLKKIKGKQCYGHPAIVFALVCNELNLTVEMAIHACLYAAVSSLIQNAVRGIPLGQTAGQSLLFWTHEVIQTAVAFIKGLPEDELGRTLPGLEIAQMRHEGLHVRLFMS, from the coding sequence ATGATTGAACGTTTGTTTCCGTTGATCCAGCTTTGTGATTCCAATTTTCCTTCTGGGTCGTTCTCCCATTCATTCGGGATGGAGACTTACATTCAAGAAGGGAAGATCCATGATGCAACTTCTTTAAAGGAGTTTTTGAAGGTATACATTTCTAAATCTTTAACTTATACAGATGGACTGGGGTGCCGGCTTGCATATGAATTTGTAAGTAGTCATAGGGCTGAAGGAATATGGGATCTGGATGAGTTGCTTTATGCCGCATGTTCCGCCCGGGAATCCAGGGAAGCCTCGAAAAGAATTGGACAGCAGATGGCTAAACTATGCTCGAACTTATACCCATCCAAAGAGTTATCGGCATACTTGAAGAAAATCAAAGGAAAACAATGCTATGGACATCCGGCCATTGTATTTGCGCTTGTGTGTAACGAACTGAACCTTACCGTAGAAATGGCCATTCATGCCTGTTTGTATGCAGCCGTGTCCTCGCTGATCCAAAATGCAGTAAGAGGAATCCCTTTAGGTCAGACAGCTGGACAATCATTGTTATTTTGGACACATGAGGTCATCCAGACAGCCGTTGCATTCATTAAAGGACTTCCAGAGGATGAACTCGGACGGACACTGCCGGGATTGGAAATCGCCCAAATGAGGCATGAGGGTTTACATGTAAGACTATTTATGAGTTAA
- a CDS encoding YlbF family regulator, which translates to MSNVYDAAYEMEKAIRASNEYADLQRLYDLVNSDEATKGMFENFRNLQMSLQQKQMMGQEIAPEEVEQAQKTVQLVQQNPTISQLMEAEQRMSMVIADLNKIIMKPLEDLYGLPEQQQ; encoded by the coding sequence ATGAGTAACGTATATGATGCAGCGTATGAAATGGAAAAGGCGATTAGGGCAAGTAATGAATATGCCGATTTGCAACGCTTATATGATCTTGTCAATTCTGATGAAGCAACAAAAGGAATGTTTGAAAACTTCCGTAATCTGCAGATGTCATTGCAGCAAAAGCAAATGATGGGACAGGAGATTGCACCGGAAGAGGTTGAGCAAGCACAAAAGACGGTACAGCTTGTCCAACAAAACCCAACCATTTCACAATTGATGGAAGCTGAACAACGGATGAGCATGGTCATCGCAGACCTCAATAAAATTATCATGAAGCCGCTTGAAGATTTATATGGCTTGCCTGAACAACAGCAATAA
- a CDS encoding DUF445 domain-containing protein codes for MCEFWVTILFMVVVGAVIGGFTNLLAIRMLFRPYKPIYIFGKQLPLTPGLIPKRQDELAKQLGKLVVDHLITPESIQSKAINDASIQNMKIFVKAEVKKALSTEKSTAQLLDQLGMKNSSFTLEQRFQTFILGKYETWSEENRSKSLKDIVPPHIQQKALDSIPDLSRFIVKKGKEYFYSSEGKSRLEDMLDDFFKERGKLINLIQMFIGNEKLIDKILPEIIKFFEQSRTIDILSVMMVKEWGNLEKWDVEKIEGMVGRETIKQMITEKTAEMLPVASIMNKPVRELTANFSDTIVEKGVPIFVEKGAEYLINHFQPLFQKLHLGDIVEEQVSSFSVSRLEEMVVSITKKELSMITYLGALLGGIIGLFQGFVTVLIG; via the coding sequence ATGTGTGAGTTTTGGGTAACGATACTGTTTATGGTCGTCGTAGGTGCTGTAATAGGTGGCTTCACTAATTTATTAGCTATCAGAATGCTGTTCAGACCCTATAAACCAATCTATATTTTCGGGAAGCAGCTGCCGTTGACACCAGGGTTGATTCCGAAGCGGCAGGATGAGTTAGCCAAACAATTAGGCAAATTGGTGGTTGATCATTTAATCACGCCAGAGAGCATTCAAAGTAAAGCCATCAATGATGCCTCTATACAGAATATGAAAATTTTCGTGAAGGCAGAAGTAAAGAAAGCATTGTCCACGGAAAAAAGTACTGCTCAATTGCTTGATCAATTGGGAATGAAGAATTCTTCATTTACGTTAGAACAGAGATTTCAAACATTCATTCTTGGTAAATATGAAACCTGGTCGGAAGAGAACAGGAGCAAGAGCTTGAAGGATATCGTCCCGCCACACATTCAGCAAAAAGCCCTCGACTCGATTCCTGATTTGTCACGTTTCATCGTGAAAAAGGGAAAAGAATATTTTTACAGTTCAGAAGGTAAAAGCCGTCTTGAAGACATGTTGGATGATTTTTTCAAGGAACGGGGCAAGCTGATCAATTTAATTCAGATGTTCATTGGAAACGAAAAGTTAATTGATAAGATTCTGCCGGAAATCATTAAGTTCTTTGAACAATCGAGAACGATTGATATATTGTCAGTGATGATGGTGAAAGAGTGGGGAAATCTCGAGAAATGGGATGTAGAGAAAATCGAGGGAATGGTTGGACGAGAAACGATAAAACAAATGATTACCGAAAAAACGGCTGAAATGCTGCCTGTCGCTTCGATCATGAATAAGCCGGTTCGAGAATTGACGGCCAATTTCTCGGACACCATTGTGGAAAAGGGCGTCCCGATCTTCGTGGAAAAAGGTGCCGAGTACTTAATCAATCATTTTCAGCCGCTATTCCAAAAACTGCATTTGGGCGATATCGTGGAAGAACAGGTTTCATCATTTTCGGTGTCCCGACTTGAGGAAATGGTCGTTTCCATCACTAAGAAGGAATTGTCGATGATCACATACCTTGGGGCTCTGCTTGGTGGAATAATCGGTTTATTTCAAGGTTTCGTAACTGTTTTAATAGGATGA
- a CDS encoding YheC/YheD family protein: MLIGLMAASDIHENNYFTEIAKTAKSFNMKVCKFLPENIDMGLKKVRGERFDAENETWIAASFDLPDFVYDRCFHGLVRESTETRHKIDWLKDNSNFLGLGLPGKWEVYQILKNHPHLQAFFPETVQVTTPEDITGHLERLDKIIIKPEFGAGGTGIYLLSNTEDGTLVSMTKKGTKYDRQFSSKSQLNKWLQHLLNRYRYLCQPYLELCNQNNEPFDLRILLQKNERNHWMERGRGIRTGQKDGITSNLATGGEAFSLDTFIKRNPETITIAVERKIQHILRTLPIETEAVFERLFELGIDLGIDKKGQIWIMDINSKPGRKIIQALQPETMKDIHRAPFQYSQYLAEHLQKAGE; this comes from the coding sequence GTGTTAATAGGATTAATGGCCGCGTCGGATATACATGAAAACAACTACTTCACCGAAATAGCCAAAACCGCTAAATCATTTAATATGAAAGTTTGTAAATTCTTACCGGAAAATATAGATATGGGTCTAAAAAAAGTGCGGGGCGAGCGTTTTGATGCCGAAAACGAAACTTGGATCGCCGCATCTTTTGATTTACCTGATTTTGTATATGATCGCTGTTTTCACGGATTAGTTCGTGAGTCAACCGAAACGCGACACAAAATCGATTGGTTAAAAGATAACTCGAATTTCTTAGGGCTGGGCCTTCCTGGTAAGTGGGAAGTGTACCAAATCCTAAAAAACCATCCACACCTACAGGCATTTTTTCCAGAGACCGTACAAGTGACGACACCTGAAGATATAACCGGTCATTTGGAACGCCTGGATAAAATCATCATCAAACCTGAATTCGGTGCAGGCGGTACAGGAATCTATCTTCTTTCAAATACCGAAGACGGCACTTTGGTATCCATGACGAAAAAGGGCACCAAATATGACCGCCAATTCTCTTCCAAATCTCAGCTTAACAAATGGCTGCAGCATTTATTAAATCGATACCGTTACCTCTGCCAGCCATATTTGGAACTTTGCAACCAAAATAACGAGCCATTTGATTTACGGATTTTACTTCAAAAAAACGAGAGGAATCACTGGATGGAACGGGGTCGCGGAATTCGGACGGGACAAAAAGACGGAATTACCTCAAATCTTGCCACAGGCGGGGAAGCCTTTTCACTGGATACTTTCATCAAAAGAAACCCGGAAACGATTACGATTGCTGTCGAACGAAAGATTCAGCATATCCTTCGTACCCTGCCCATAGAAACCGAAGCTGTCTTTGAAAGATTATTCGAGTTGGGGATTGACCTAGGCATCGATAAAAAAGGTCAAATATGGATAATGGACATTAACTCGAAGCCCGGAAGGAAAATCATTCAGGCACTTCAGCCGGAGACCATGAAAGATATTCATCGCGCACCGTTTCAATATAGCCAGTATTTAGCCGAACATCTTCAGAAAGCAGGTGAATAG
- a CDS encoding YheC/YheD family protein: MNLNHQKVFITVNPAETRKKALLFIEEKLFEGWGLQFGEPVTIMAGCRSVPVLVQPFPSSQPTLKLSYDMNQILTLPIFSDPISVSYHAEGRSIKIGPFFASLMNQTPLQDGTFGEMEKFYQEMKSYCNQQGIPFYLVKLQSLQDGVVEGYLPGQDGWQTLPLPIPDVFYNRIHSRKVEESHSFKLFKTELEERSKPMFNGRFLSKHHVHELLILEDELLPNLPETILFNEKESFFTFIEKHSVIYFKPVSGSQGRNICRLTQVAGKWKIEQSGHLQDVHFADTDEKLYETLKRFSRKQSFILQKGIPLFETDQRKVDFRILLHRNDQLEWKVSSMVARIGDPGTIVSNIAQGGLMKNGPDFLKEAFDLQDASRIYQKLVRLAKNTAHALVENHDDSFGELGIDLALDTDIHPWIIEVNSKPSKKFQGNYETFRPSVKSIIDFMLALNRENHP, from the coding sequence ATGAACCTTAACCATCAGAAAGTTTTCATTACGGTAAATCCCGCAGAGACTAGAAAGAAGGCGCTACTGTTTATCGAAGAAAAACTATTTGAGGGATGGGGCCTTCAATTTGGAGAACCCGTAACGATCATGGCTGGATGCCGTTCCGTGCCGGTACTTGTCCAGCCATTTCCGTCATCCCAGCCTACATTGAAACTTTCATATGATATGAACCAAATTTTAACTTTACCCATTTTTTCCGATCCAATCTCCGTCTCATACCATGCGGAGGGAAGGTCAATTAAAATAGGCCCATTCTTCGCTTCACTCATGAACCAGACTCCCTTACAAGACGGGACATTCGGCGAGATGGAAAAATTTTATCAGGAAATGAAATCATATTGTAATCAGCAGGGCATCCCCTTCTATTTAGTAAAACTGCAGTCTCTTCAAGATGGAGTTGTTGAAGGCTACCTGCCAGGGCAAGATGGCTGGCAAACCTTGCCCCTCCCCATTCCTGATGTATTTTATAACCGGATTCATTCGCGCAAAGTTGAGGAATCGCATTCTTTCAAACTGTTTAAAACTGAACTGGAGGAGCGGTCAAAACCGATGTTCAATGGAAGGTTCCTCTCCAAACATCATGTACATGAGCTGCTAATCTTAGAAGATGAGCTGTTGCCTAATTTGCCAGAGACGATACTTTTTAACGAAAAGGAATCTTTCTTCACATTTATAGAAAAGCATTCGGTAATCTACTTTAAACCCGTATCAGGCAGCCAAGGCAGGAATATTTGCAGATTAACGCAAGTAGCTGGAAAATGGAAAATCGAGCAATCTGGACATCTCCAGGATGTGCATTTTGCTGATACGGATGAAAAGTTGTATGAAACCTTAAAAAGATTTTCCAGAAAACAATCCTTCATTCTTCAAAAAGGGATTCCCCTATTCGAAACCGATCAGAGAAAAGTTGATTTCCGCATACTTCTTCATCGGAATGATCAGCTTGAATGGAAAGTTTCATCAATGGTTGCCCGGATTGGGGACCCTGGTACTATCGTTTCCAATATTGCACAAGGCGGATTGATGAAAAATGGACCGGATTTTCTAAAGGAAGCATTTGACCTTCAGGACGCCAGCCGCATATATCAAAAGCTCGTACGGCTGGCTAAAAACACTGCCCACGCCTTAGTGGAAAACCATGACGATTCATTCGGTGAGCTAGGGATCGATTTAGCACTGGATACCGATATCCATCCATGGATCATCGAAGTGAATTCAAAACCGTCGAAAAAATTTCAAGGCAACTATGAAACATTTCGTCCGTCAGTAAAGTCAATCATAGATTTCATGCTTGCCCTTAACCGCGAAAACCATCCATAA
- the ureE gene encoding urease accessory protein UreE, which translates to MIVEEVLGNIEFIEKKAKHMEKVYLESDALRKRILRVKTDHGNEIGIRLKENKDLMDGDILYMDENNMIVIHTIDDDILTILPTTLGQMGDIAHQLGNRHLPAQFDGDEMLVQYDYLVEELLMELDIPFRREKRKVKQAFRHIGHSHD; encoded by the coding sequence ATGATAGTTGAAGAAGTATTGGGGAATATAGAGTTTATTGAAAAAAAAGCGAAACATATGGAAAAGGTTTATCTGGAAAGCGATGCATTAAGAAAACGGATACTAAGGGTTAAAACGGATCATGGAAATGAAATTGGGATACGCCTTAAAGAAAACAAGGATTTGATGGATGGCGACATCCTTTATATGGATGAAAATAATATGATTGTGATCCATACAATAGATGACGATATTTTGACGATCTTGCCTACAACTCTAGGGCAGATGGGCGATATAGCGCATCAATTGGGAAATCGCCACTTACCTGCCCAATTTGATGGGGATGAAATGCTTGTTCAATATGATTACCTGGTGGAAGAGCTTTTAATGGAACTTGATATACCGTTTCGTCGTGAAAAGAGAAAGGTGAAGCAGGCATTCCGTCATATCGGCCATTCACATGATTGA
- a CDS encoding urease subunit beta, with protein MIPGEFILKKEPVVCNEGKISTVITVINRGDRPIQIGSHFHFYEVNLGLEFIRENAFGKRLNIPAGTAVRFEPGDAKEIELVPFSGKREVYGLSNKTNGPLDKE; from the coding sequence ATGATACCAGGTGAATTTATCTTGAAAAAAGAACCGGTCGTATGTAACGAGGGAAAGATTTCAACGGTCATAACAGTCATCAACAGGGGAGACCGTCCGATACAGATTGGCTCACACTTTCACTTTTATGAAGTGAATCTTGGACTGGAGTTCATTCGTGAGAATGCTTTTGGGAAAAGGCTGAACATTCCTGCTGGTACAGCTGTCCGTTTTGAGCCGGGCGATGCGAAGGAAATCGAACTGGTCCCATTCAGCGGCAAGAGGGAAGTTTATGGATTAAGCAATAAAACGAATGGTCCGCTTGATAAGGAGTGA
- a CDS encoding urease subunit gamma: MRLTAREQEKLMVVVAADLARRRKDRGLKLNYPESIALITYEIVEGARDGKSVSELMQFGRTILSSEDVMDGIPEIIHDIQVEATFPDGTKLVTVHNPIQ; the protein is encoded by the coding sequence ATGCGTTTAACAGCAAGGGAACAGGAAAAGTTAATGGTTGTAGTGGCGGCAGATTTGGCAAGAAGGCGAAAAGATCGCGGCTTGAAATTGAACTATCCGGAATCCATTGCCTTGATTACCTATGAAATAGTCGAAGGAGCCAGGGATGGGAAATCAGTATCGGAACTGATGCAATTTGGCAGGACGATTCTTTCAAGTGAAGATGTTATGGATGGGATTCCTGAGATTATTCATGATATTCAAGTTGAGGCAACGTTTCCGGATGGTACAAAGCTTGTGACTGTTCATAATCCGATTCAGTAA
- a CDS encoding Cof-type HAD-IIB family hydrolase, whose amino-acid sequence MVYRLLAVNIDGTLLQSNGRLNKSTKEAIDYVHQKGVHVALVTSRNYHSAKKVAKALKINPMIVAQQGAFVGASIEKPIMVKRISEELTAELVQMLEKTTCQILLIHEKYSLGNRVNLPENLLGKTVMYMNDQNIYAQNYVDDISEELFDQPMAPTKMDIIFSEKSDRNDMLKLIKEMFPEVDAILHPGHKVTIVPKGVSKWSGVLYLADHLEVKRTEIVSIGDGLDDMEMIAGSGLGVAMGNADEEVRKVAKWVTRSNDQEGVAYMLREFFRKQHPIDFLQKMNMLK is encoded by the coding sequence ATGGTATATCGATTACTTGCGGTCAATATCGACGGGACATTGCTCCAATCGAATGGCCGTTTAAATAAATCGACTAAAGAAGCAATAGATTATGTTCACCAAAAAGGTGTCCATGTTGCACTTGTGACGTCAAGAAACTATCACTCAGCAAAAAAAGTGGCCAAAGCCCTAAAAATAAATCCGATGATCGTTGCTCAGCAAGGAGCCTTTGTCGGAGCTTCCATAGAAAAGCCTATAATGGTAAAAAGAATATCAGAAGAACTGACTGCAGAGCTCGTGCAAATGCTTGAAAAGACCACGTGCCAAATATTGCTCATTCATGAAAAATACTCGCTGGGCAATCGGGTGAACCTTCCGGAGAATTTGCTTGGTAAAACGGTTATGTATATGAATGATCAAAATATTTATGCTCAAAATTATGTGGACGATATCAGTGAAGAGCTTTTTGACCAGCCGATGGCCCCGACGAAGATGGACATAATATTTTCAGAAAAAAGTGATCGAAATGATATGTTGAAATTGATAAAGGAAATGTTCCCTGAAGTGGATGCAATCTTACATCCAGGACATAAAGTGACAATCGTTCCTAAGGGTGTTTCTAAATGGAGTGGTGTATTGTATTTAGCTGACCATTTAGAGGTGAAAAGAACGGAAATCGTCTCGATTGGAGATGGATTGGATGATATGGAGATGATTGCCGGTTCTGGTCTGGGAGTTGCCATGGGCAATGCGGATGAGGAAGTAAGGAAAGTTGCAAAATGGGTGACACGCTCCAATGATCAAGAGGGTGTTGCCTATATGCTGAGGGAATTTTTCCGGAAACAGCATCCGATCGATTTTTTACAAAAGATGAATATGCTTAAGTGA
- the ureG gene encoding urease accessory protein UreG — MKQVVKIGVGGPVGAGKTMLVEKLTRVMENDFSMAVVTNDIYTKEDALFLMKNGVLPENRIIGVETGGCPHTAIREDASMNFAAIDELMELHPELDLIFVESGGDNLAATFSPELVDFSIYIIDVAQGEKIPRKGGQGMIKSDLFIINKTDLAPYVGASLEVMERDTLTTRGDKPFFFTNLKDEKGLTDVVNWIKSEAFLVGLEQ, encoded by the coding sequence ATGAAACAAGTAGTCAAAATAGGTGTAGGCGGCCCGGTTGGTGCCGGAAAAACGATGCTTGTCGAGAAGTTGACACGGGTAATGGAAAATGACTTCAGCATGGCAGTTGTAACGAATGATATATATACAAAAGAAGATGCGCTGTTTTTAATGAAAAATGGTGTACTTCCTGAAAATCGAATCATTGGTGTGGAAACCGGCGGCTGTCCACATACAGCTATACGTGAGGACGCCTCGATGAATTTTGCAGCGATTGATGAATTGATGGAACTCCATCCGGAACTGGATTTGATTTTTGTGGAGAGCGGCGGTGATAATTTAGCGGCGACCTTCAGCCCTGAACTCGTTGACTTTTCAATCTATATCATTGATGTCGCACAAGGGGAGAAAATCCCTCGGAAAGGTGGCCAGGGAATGATTAAATCGGATTTATTCATCATTAATAAAACGGACTTGGCCCCGTATGTAGGAGCAAGCCTGGAAGTGATGGAGAGGGATACATTAACGACCCGAGGGGATAAACCTTTCTTTTTTACTAACTTAAAAGACGAAAAGGGTTTGACTGATGTCGTGAACTGGATAAAGTCAGAGGCGTTTCTAGTAGGTCTTGAGCAGTGA
- a CDS encoding transcriptional regulator SplA domain-containing protein, with protein MERKNSMGVINAKEVQVGDEVFVIYNNPHVPTVSNIRAAEIVPHPKDPNAVALFLNDTFHTIEDDDALFTSEAAAEKAYSDYMDNQDQMT; from the coding sequence ATGGAAAGGAAGAATTCAATGGGTGTAATCAATGCAAAAGAAGTGCAAGTCGGTGACGAGGTGTTTGTGATTTATAATAATCCCCATGTTCCTACCGTTTCGAATATAAGGGCAGCGGAAATTGTTCCGCATCCCAAAGATCCCAATGCAGTTGCCTTGTTCCTGAACGATACATTTCATACGATTGAGGATGATGATGCTTTGTTCACTTCGGAAGCCGCAGCGGAAAAAGCATACAGTGATTATATGGATAACCAGGACCAGATGACTTGA
- the ureC gene encoding urease subunit alpha, giving the protein MSHEMSRKQYADMFGPTTGDLIRLADTELFIEVEKDFTKYGDEVKFGGGKVIRDGMGQHPTASRDEVMDLVFTNAIIIDYTGVYKADIGVKDGNIAAIGKAGNPLLMDGVTMVIGAATEIIAAEGKIVTAGGIDAHIHFIAPQQIETALSSGITTMIGGGTGPATGTNATTCTPGAWNIHKMLEAADHFPMNLGFLGKGNSSAKEPLAEQIEAGAIGLKLHEDWGTTAAAIDTSLMVADVYDVQVAIHSDTLNEGGFVEDTIRAIDGRVIHTYHTEGAGGGHAPDIIKAASYPNILPSSTNPTRPYTINTLEEHLDMLMVCHHLDPSVPEDIAFADSRIRKETIAAEDILHDLGVFSMISSDSQAMGRVGEVILRTWQTADKMKKQRGKMLEDTGEGDNFRVKRYIAKYTINPAITHGISDVVGSVEEGKFADLVLWDPAFFGVKPDMILKGGMIAHSMMGDPNASIPTPQPVLYRPMFASFGKAVASTSITFLSKASYEAGIHDDLGLKKIVKTVSNIRNLTKKDMKLNGETPVIEVDPQTYEVTVDGDLITCEPAEILPMAQRYFLF; this is encoded by the coding sequence ATGAGTCATGAAATGTCACGTAAGCAATATGCCGACATGTTTGGTCCGACAACAGGGGATTTAATTAGATTGGCAGATACCGAGCTTTTTATAGAAGTGGAAAAGGATTTTACAAAGTACGGGGATGAAGTGAAATTTGGCGGGGGTAAAGTGATCCGTGATGGTATGGGGCAACATCCAACCGCTTCAAGAGATGAGGTGATGGATCTTGTTTTTACCAACGCGATCATCATCGATTATACAGGCGTTTATAAAGCGGACATTGGCGTGAAGGATGGAAATATTGCAGCTATAGGAAAAGCGGGAAATCCCCTATTGATGGATGGGGTGACAATGGTGATAGGAGCAGCTACCGAAATAATTGCAGCTGAAGGTAAGATCGTTACAGCTGGAGGTATTGATGCCCACATCCATTTCATTGCCCCGCAGCAAATCGAGACTGCACTGTCAAGCGGGATCACGACAATGATCGGTGGGGGAACCGGACCAGCAACGGGAACGAACGCCACGACGTGTACTCCGGGAGCTTGGAATATACATAAAATGCTCGAAGCAGCAGATCATTTCCCTATGAATCTCGGTTTTTTGGGTAAAGGTAATTCCTCGGCCAAAGAACCGCTTGCTGAGCAAATAGAGGCTGGTGCGATCGGGCTGAAATTACATGAAGATTGGGGCACGACGGCTGCAGCGATCGATACAAGTTTAATGGTGGCTGACGTTTACGATGTTCAAGTGGCGATTCATTCCGACACGCTTAATGAAGGTGGTTTCGTCGAGGATACGATCAGAGCGATCGACGGCCGTGTCATTCATACATATCATACCGAAGGAGCGGGCGGGGGGCATGCCCCTGATATCATCAAGGCGGCTAGTTATCCGAATATTCTCCCGTCCTCGACGAACCCTACCCGTCCATACACCATCAATACGTTGGAAGAGCATTTGGATATGCTGATGGTATGCCATCATTTGGATCCATCCGTTCCGGAAGATATCGCTTTTGCCGATTCCCGGATAAGAAAAGAGACTATTGCAGCTGAAGACATTCTTCATGACCTGGGTGTCTTTAGCATGATCAGCTCCGATTCCCAAGCGATGGGTCGTGTAGGAGAAGTTATACTACGAACATGGCAGACGGCCGATAAGATGAAAAAGCAGCGTGGCAAAATGCTGGAGGATACAGGGGAAGGGGACAATTTCCGCGTTAAGCGTTATATTGCCAAATATACGATAAATCCTGCAATTACACATGGGATTTCTGATGTCGTCGGATCTGTGGAAGAAGGGAAATTCGCAGACTTGGTGCTATGGGATCCTGCCTTTTTCGGGGTTAAACCGGACATGATTCTAAAAGGGGGCATGATCGCGCACAGTATGATGGGAGATCCGAATGCTTCGATTCCAACGCCTCAACCCGTGTTATACCGCCCGATGTTTGCAAGTTTTGGAAAGGCCGTTGCGAGTACGTCGATTACGTTCCTATCAAAAGCGTCATATGAAGCGGGGATTCATGATGACCTGGGTTTGAAAAAAATAGTGAAGACTGTCTCGAACATTCGCAATCTTACAAAAAAAGATATGAAGTTAAACGGGGAGACCCCTGTCATAGAAGTTGATCCGCAAACATATGAAGTGACGGTGGATGGTGATTTAATTACGTGTGAGCCGGCGGAAATCCTGCCGATGGCGCAACGATACTTTTTATTCTGA
- a CDS encoding DinB family protein has translation MNYINNQLTAMRGNLLKEIEGINPEFMDVQPEGFNNTIHWHIGHVLTAAEKFLLNSNSNLPANYSQLFGYGSKPADWTGDVPTVEVLKQQLHDQLDRLLEIPEEQLAEKTAQPFNGMETVGEFINFVVLHETNHIGQIHAMKLFIQSNN, from the coding sequence ATGAATTATATTAATAATCAACTGACAGCCATGCGTGGCAATCTTTTAAAAGAAATCGAGGGAATCAATCCAGAGTTTATGGATGTGCAGCCAGAAGGCTTTAATAATACAATCCATTGGCACATCGGACATGTTCTTACTGCAGCGGAAAAATTTTTATTGAACTCCAACAGCAACTTACCAGCGAATTACAGCCAGCTATTCGGATATGGTTCAAAACCTGCCGACTGGACCGGAGATGTACCTACAGTTGAAGTTTTAAAGCAACAGTTGCATGATCAACTTGATCGACTTCTTGAAATTCCGGAAGAACAATTGGCAGAAAAAACAGCACAGCCTTTCAACGGAATGGAAACAGTGGGAGAATTCATTAATTTTGTAGTCTTGCACGAAACTAATCATATAGGCCAAATTCACGCAATGAAACTATTCATACAATCCAATAACTGA